From Halorussus lipolyticus:
CTGGACGCTGGAGTGGCTTCCGCTCTGAGCCAGCAGTGCTTTTCCGACGGCCTCGGCGTCGAAGGCGCTCGATGCCGGAACCGAAGGACGCGCCGACTGTTCATCCGCAAGACAGGACGACTGTTCAATCCACGTGACGCGCCGACTGTTCAATCCACGTGACGCGCCGACCGTCCAGTCCACGGGACGCGCACCGCGAGCGCCAGTTGGCGCTCGCGGTGCGGGGAGGCACGGGGCGCGGTGCTGTGTCGTTACGGTGCTGTGTCGTTGCGTGCTGGTCCGTCCCGGCGCTCTCTCGTGGAACCCGAACGCTGGCTTTCGGGTTTCGGAGGAGCCTCCTCGACCAGCTCAGAGAAACAATTACACATCTTTAAAATACATATTTAATTCTAAAGGAATCAATATCATTTCCGAACGCCAACCCTTACCTCGGACCGCGGACAACTCGCTCGCATGAAACAGTTCCCGCCGGTTCCCCGCGCCGAGGACGCTCCCGCCGACCTGTTCGACTCCGGGCACCTCTGGATTCAAGAGCGAATCGACGGCCTCCACCTCCGGTTTCGCCTCCGGGAGTCGGGCGTCCTCGAATTCGGCGGCCGGGAACGGGTCTACGGTTCGGACGCTGACGACGTGCCCCCGCCGTACCACCACGCGGTCCGGCACGTCCGCGAGGAGTTCGACCGGGACGCGCTCCGGGCCTCGGTCGAAGCGCCCTCCTCGGTCGTCTTCTTCGCCGAGGCCACGGTCCGACAGGCTATCGACTACGACTGGGACCGGACGCCCGCGGTGCTGGGCTTCGACGTGTGGAACTCGTCGGACGACCGCTTCCTTCCGCCGGATTCGGTCGAACAGGTCTACGACCGCCTCGGTCTCGCCCCAGTCAACGCCGTCCAGAAGGAGGTCCGGGCTACCGACTTCGACCCCGAGAGCTACGAAATTCCCGACTCGGAGTGGTACGACGGTCCCGCTGAAGGCGTCGTGGTCCGGAACAAGACCGGCGGGCGCGCGGTGATTCCCAATCCCGATTTCGAGTCGGACGACGCCGAACCGCTCTCGGCCTCGGCCGACGACCTCGCCGACCGGTACGCGACTCGCCAGCGCGTCGAGGAGGTCGTTCGCAGATTGGAAACCCGCGACCGGCCCGTCACCTTCGACGCGGTTTTCGAGCGCGCGGTCGAAGCCATCGCCCGCGAGGAGTCCCACCGGTTTTTCCACGATGGCTCCTCGGTCGAGTGGAGCGCCTTTCGGTCGGCATTCGCAGGACGGACCCAAGAGTTTCTCGAAACTTAGAACGAGAGCGCGTCTCGTAGTCGGTCCACGAGACTACCGCTCGCAGAACCGGGGAGTTCGCGGGCCAGCGCGTCGAGTTCGTCGTCGCCGAACCGGTCGTCACTGCG
This genomic window contains:
- a CDS encoding RNA ligase family protein, yielding MKQFPPVPRAEDAPADLFDSGHLWIQERIDGLHLRFRLRESGVLEFGGRERVYGSDADDVPPPYHHAVRHVREEFDRDALRASVEAPSSVVFFAEATVRQAIDYDWDRTPAVLGFDVWNSSDDRFLPPDSVEQVYDRLGLAPVNAVQKEVRATDFDPESYEIPDSEWYDGPAEGVVVRNKTGGRAVIPNPDFESDDAEPLSASADDLADRYATRQRVEEVVRRLETRDRPVTFDAVFERAVEAIAREESHRFFHDGSSVEWSAFRSAFAGRTQEFLET